The genome window ttggcgaggcatcGCTCAtataagcgtattcttcttgtgcggagaaaactcaaaaagtttgagtggaATTTGTTAATCAAAGTAGatctagtccacacctacaaactaattttattcCCCATTTGCTAATACCTGAGGTCAATATtccaggggttcacatacttttcgCAGtagcactataaggtttttatggtaaAGGAGATATTTTTGGTGCTATtactttagacacattatatttgttaatattcttgacttagatgaaggtcagatcccattttatgacaaactaatgcagaaaaacataaaatagcaCATAccagttcacatactttttcttgccactctataTGTACAGATGGCATTTCTCATTTCACATGATAGTGAGTTTATTGAAGACACGTGTGCAGCATTTTGCTGGTCAGGTGGTATCTATTATCCTCATGAAAGAGGCTCCACTCAGATGACAGACTCATTGTCATGAAACAAAGAGTCTTTATGTTGAAGTGACAACAGACTGAAAAGAGTCTCTAAAAGGTCATGAGCGATATTTAGTCCACAGGTACAGTTGTgtgctaaatatttattttgtgcatttttaaagtGAATAGAAATAAACACCGGCTAAATGTGCTAAACAGTAATTGTGGCATGTGAGGAGGTTTGGTTATGTTCTATTGGTCTCACAGCTTCAACTCTTTCGTCTCTAAATGATTCATCCGGACTTGTAAAACAGGTCAAGAACTGTTCCATCTCCTCAAAGAGCATCTGAAAAATGAAGCTATAAAACAGGAAGGAACTGTGAGAAATAAAGTCTGTTAGACCAGATCAAAAAGCAGGAGTGCTGCACAGAGGCAAAGCAACAGAGCCTCATCACCTGATGTTTGCAAAGCAGCATCTGGACAAGTCAGGGTCCTATTGAAAACTGATGAGCTCAGCTATTTGGCCACATTCATCAGAGATTTTTGCAGAACAAGGgggcagcacacaaacacatggagtCCATTAAATGTTACCTAAAGCTGGCGGAAAACATGGCAGCTGAAAACCTCTGGACCTTGTGTAATTTTTGAGCTAATGAAATAAAAGGTAACACTGCCTGAACAATTTGAAGATTGTCTTATTTGTCAAGTCGGTTTGTTACTGgcttcagttcattttaaagatttaattctctctcaaaataaataaaaacacatctgggTTTAAGACTCTTTATTAAGAGATGGAGTATACAGATAATGTGCTTACAATATAATGTAgaggatttaatttaaaaagacaaagttcTGAAATCCAgatataaagaaaatacatagaACAAAAGAGTTCACACAGTTTATATACTGAATAGATAATACCTGCTTCCATAAAACTACTCTAAATATAAGTACTTTATATTTAATACCAGTGTTAGATACTTGAAAAGGTATAACTGATGATCATTAACTTTTATTGGATTTTGGATCCAAGACATGCGGCCAAGAAACAAGCTATAAAACCTTCTGTGCCCATTTTTCCAATAGTCCACTTGctattacagacacacactcacacaccatcTGTCACTATCAGGTCCAACCACTAGGGGTCTGCACTCAGACCTTTTTTGATCCTGGTCGAGCGGACCTCCTCCATCAGCTCTTTCAGATACTCGATCTCCCTGGCCATGCTTTCAGCCTTTTCAGTCAGCTCCATGTTCTTCCTCTCCAGGATTGTGTGCTCGTCGAGAAGCGCTTCCTGCTCAGCCCTCTTCTTCTGCCTGTAACGTGTGGCAGCTGTCTTATTCTGCTCcatcttctttattttcttgtcCTTTGGTGCCTTCAAAGACACCCTGTCATTTCCACCAGCCTCCCGCGTGGACTTGACTTTTACACTGGTTGTGTCAGAGGACGGACTGGCTTTGTATCTGGGCTCGGGGTACGGTCTGCTTCTGGAGGACCTTGgcggaggggaggagggaggggaggaatGAATGGCCTGTGATTTGGTGGTTACAGTAGTGGTGGTGATCCCGATTTCGTCTTTGGGGGCCAACACCAGGATGATACGGGTTGGCGAAAGGGACAGCACAAGCTTGGGGACCTGAGGGACGACTGCAGCTACCGCTGGCTTCACCTCACTCTCTGACACGTCAACCTCACTGCCCAGATCCAGTGTATATGCTGGGGAGGAAGGAGAATCAACCAAGGGGGAAGACGGATCAAGGGAAGTAGGCTCAGATTTGATTTCAAGCTCCTCCTGTGGCTCTGGGACAGatgggggagaggagggagcCTCCTGCCCATTAACACAGGATTCAGATTCATCCACTGTGATGATAGAAACATCTGGACAGACAGTAGAGAGAGTAGGGGGGCTTGGAGGAGAAGCATCAGGATAACTTGGGAGAACGGGAGTTGAGAGGCTGGGAATCGGGTGGGAGTCAACCTCCATGGAGCAATCTAGGGCAGAAAGGAGGTCTTCTGCAGAGCTGGGGGACTCTTCAGCTGGACTACAGGAGCCAATCAGAGAGTCCAGGTCAAACTCGCTAAGATCCACCCTCTCAGCCATCCAGTCCAGGTCACCCAACACATCCTCTGTGGAAACAAATGAGgcactgaattaattaacttGTATCAGCACTATTTGTTGACACTAAGGCAACGAATTAAAAGAGCCTAAAAGACTGATTTCTAATGACTGGCACTGAATATTTTCTTACTAACCATTACCTTTGCTGTAATCTGGGATCATGTGACTAGATCTCAGCTGCCCCGGGTGGCCTAACGAGGGGAGGGAGAGCAGATCAGACTCAGTCCCCGCTTTGTCCTCATGGAGAAGGACGGTCGGcggggagggaggaggagagtagaagggaggaggagaggaagaagaagatagCGATGAGGAGGCGAGGGGCGACGCAGGTGAGGCGTCCCCCTCTAACATGgttcctcctcctttctgtgGTTCTTCTTGGTCAGAGTTAAAAAACAGAGAGCTCATGGCGTCAGCCATGGGAGAGGAAGGCCCCCAGAGAAGGGCCTCCATGTCTTCCAGGCCAAACTGTGAGTTTGTCATCATCATGGTCATAGTGGCTGTTGTTGGTCACAAACGGAGCGTGCAATGATGCCAAGAGAGCGTTGAATTCTTTTATGCTGTCGAATGCAGCAGTGCTGAGGGTTTCCACGTAGGACCTGAGGAACGGGGGaaagaaaaaccacagtgaaaacCTAAACATTACTGAAGTTTACAACTGACAAGTTGTGCTTGTTTTAGCAATATAAAGATCAGGgagttcaaatcccagctgcgGCCTATGTGCAGTCCTTTAGTAACagtaagtcgctttagataaaagcgtctaaATGTGAATATTCTAAAATCCTGTTGAAGTGATTTAATGATTTCTGTGATCAACATGTGAACTAGTGCCTCTGTCCCATTTCAGACAACACTGCCCCCATCCCTGCAGTACACCTGCTGCACATCACGTGTTTCCGCCCACGCGCCAGTCTTGTGACTCTGACGTCAGCGTGACCCCGTTTCGGAGTGACGCTGACGTCACTGTTAACAGACACACCTTTGTCTCCGTCCGCCTACATTTGAGTTGAGCCGCCATTTTGACACCGAAGAGGAAACGAACCATTTTCTGTCTGCCACGTTGGCACCAACAGAAAAACCGTAAAGACGAACGTAAAGTCGGACTAAAGAAGCCAAACCGACCATCAGTTTATTATCGACTCACTGAAGGGAGAAATATTTGAGGCAACTGCGCCAAAATAAAAGATTTCATCCTAATGTCGTGTGTTGCGTCATCTCAACGACAAACAATGCACATGATAAAATAAACCCTCTGTATCCACGTATTAGATAACTCCACATATCTCACTGACACTGAACAGacaagctaacattagctattTGTAATGGATGGGATATTTTTGATGTGGGAGGCCGAGGCCTGACAGCTGTTCGAGCTACTACAAAAATAATACTTACGACATTTTTGCTGAATTAGAAGTGACTCAGTGCACTGGCTGGATGCACTGTTTTGTGGGTTGCTGCTGGGTCGCTGCACACGTTTACACTGCCATTTCGGCCAACAGGGCGATGTCCGACGATGCTGCTTCTCCGGTTTCTGCTCCTCACAGGGAAAATGGCGCAGGCTGTGCTACGGCGAGAATATAGAGCTGCAGCGAGGGCGTTCATGTATCCTTCCGCAGTGATCACATTATCACTCCGCCCGTGTTGGTAGTAACACTCAGTAGTTtattaagattattattattattattattattattattattattattattattattattattattattattattattaacagttcatgaagaataatattaaattattattattattattattattattataacagttcatgaagaataatattaaattataataattattattattattattattataacagttCGTGaagaataatattaattattattattattattattattattattattattattataacagttcatgaagaataatattaaattattattattattattattattattatattataacagTTCATgaagaataatattaaattattattattattattattattattattattattattattataacagttcatgaagaataatattaaattattattattattattattattattattattataacagttCATGAAgaataatattacattattattattattattattataacagttCATGAAgaataatattacattattattattactgttcatgaagaataatattaaattattattattatagttcaTGAAgaataatattacattattatttatcactAATTTATCTTGAACTCTCCTTAAAGTGTGGATTTAGTAAATCACACATACCTttcataattatttattaaattaaagtgtaaataagacatttaatcacatttattGCTTTCATtaaatactcacacacacacacacacactctctcactccAATATAAAGGTGCATGACTCAGCTAAACACTTCCCACATGTGATTCAGGTTTTCCAGTTCATCCTGCAGATTTTTAGCCAGCAGGCGAACTCTACCTGAAAACTTGCTCTTGTTTAATTTCTTCAGCTTCTGACCGTCTCTTTCTGTGAAATACTGGTCCATTTCTTCAGAAAAAGCCAGCAGCAGCCTCTCAGATGCCATCCCACCTGTGGGTGCAGCAGAGGTCCTCGTGAACACAGACTGTGATAGGTGTGCCATCTTCACTGCCTCAGGTTTGGCTCCTGCTCTATGTAACCTGGCAATGTCGTGTCGTCGCAGCTCGTTCATCCCAGACAGGATAAAATCCAGACAGTTTTCAAGATCAACAACATTTGTCTGATATTCATTTACTAGTTTCTCAACCGCCATCCTGTTCACAATCTTCTTCCGGGCCTTAGCAGTGTGGACGCTCATACCCCCAGCAGATGCCACCATGCCAGCACCAACAGCTGTAGCAATCAGTGAAGCGCCCAAGGTCACAGGAGCCAAGGCGATCCCCATCACTGCAGTCACCCCTCCCACAGCACCCGCGGTGCCTCCAGCTATGCCCATGGTTTTggttttcttctgcagcttgTCCAGGCTGTCGGAGATGGAGGTGAACTCCGTGATGAAGTTCTTCAGGCTTTCATTGCGTTTCATCATGAGAAGGTTGAAGAGACGCAGGGCCTTGCTCACATTCATGGTTCTCTGATGAAATGAtctgcacaaaaacaatgaGAGGACACAACAAAAGTCAGCTACTTCATCCAGCTGCAGTCACAGAGACcttttaatttttcaatttCAACTCCCATGTTTAAGCTGTCGCAAAAGACAATGATGCAGTTGTGTGTTTAGAGTTGTTGAACTCTAACTTTTACTAACTACTACCTGTAGTTTGCATCCCCTTAAGCAATACATCCTCTGAAAACCTTTAAATTATGCTTTTGTTCTTATaacataaaagtaaaatcatCAGTTGTCATCAAGGAATTCAGATGAGCTCTGTTTTGTTATTACCTGATTTCCTCCTCTATACTGAGGCCGTACATTGACGGACTCATGTAATCAGGTTCTGTTAGAATagcaacacagagacagattagACTGCACACGGTTTTTTACAAGATTACTATTACGAACGAATAGACATTATTTTAGTGTCATagtaaaaaactgaatgtgaacTTACTCGACACTTTTTTCAACCATCTCAACATCCCATTGAGGTCCTGAGGAAAACAAATCACTTTATCAACAAGAAACACTttcacaatttatttaaaatgcgAATTGCAATCAAAGAGTTTAttaacagcaaaaacagcaaaCTATTTATTTAGAAAGGCCTCACGTCTGAGTCCTCTGTGGTTTGTTGACATAGAGAAAAGCTGCTACTCTGGTTGTGTCGCTCAGAACGAAGTGTTGACCTCCCCTGCTTCTGGAAgtatttaacagaaataaattattaGTACCACTGTCTAAATGTAGACATTTAAAACTTACTCCTCTGTCTATAATACagatctctgtgtgtgtgtgtgtgtgtgtgtgtgtctctctcactgttttATCTTCATCTGGCAGAATTTCCAAGTAGAGTCGATCGTCTATCTGACTGTACAGAGACTCCTCTGAAGGCGCAGGTGGTGGCTTGGTTGGAAGTGATGGTGGCTGTTGTGTTCTGCCCTGTAGTAGAAAATGAGTTATTAGGTATCTTTAGCCCACAGTTGAGAGGGGCTTCCTGTGTTCTTTACACTTCCAGGAAGGAACATGTTTCACGTGTACTAATGCAGAAAAAGTCTGTTTGGCCTGAGTTCGTGTCCTGTTTCTGCAGTTTCAGCTCTGCAGTGGATCTCATACCTGTGTAGGTGAGCCTTCACACACTGCGTGGGAGGAAGGCAGGGATTGCTTAGGTCGAGGTGGAACTGCAGGTTTGTCTTTACTATCTGTGACCTAAAAATtaaagaatttaatttaatttaaatttctttggttttgtttgtttgtttgtttgtttgttttttaagcaacagttttctttgtttctccacTCACACAAAACACGCCTCATGACTTAAACACAAGCAACTCACTGTTTCTCCTTGAGACCCATGGAGGGTGGACATTTCTTCAGGGAGAGATGGATAGACTGGGTTTTGTTTGGAGCCGATAGATGAATATGTGGAATTCTGGCACTCCTCAGTTTTGCTCTATGTGAGAAAGTATTAACAAGATATAaacaaatattcagcatttgACACTTCGTTCAGAAAAGGATGCTTTCTAGTTGCAACAATTTCTATCATATGAGGAACCTGAAATATTTAGTGCTTACTTTAAAGGGTCTCCCTGATGTAGAAGCTTGCGTACCATAatagatggagggaggaggggggcgTTCAGGACGAGAAGGATGATTTGGTGTTTGCTCAGGCCTGACAACTGGAGGCTACAGAGAAGACGGATTGAATTAGTATCACAACAACTGGTGAGTCTTTGTATTAATCTCAACACAAACAGCTATTCATGCACAGTGTGTGCTTAGTtccaataaatattaaaagcatTAATAATAATCTGCAATAATTTGAGATCCGAAGACACATTTCTACAgctgaaaacagcaacaagacTTAAAGGAACAGTTAGAAATATGCTTTCCTGTTCTTCTTGCATTGTTGCATTGTGTTACATAGAACTATTTTCATGATAGTCACTGCAGAAGAAGCACAGTTCTATGGAGcaaatattaatgttattaatcGCATcagctttttctgctgctgtgtctcaACTCAGCAATTTTCAatagttttttcatttgtggCACTTAACTTGTGGTTACACTTCCAATCTGGAACGACTGTCCCTGTGTCACATACCTTCACTCTTGGCTGAGTATTGGAACTCACATACTGATTTTCAGGTGCTGCTGTGGGTTTACTGGAGATCATACGTTTGCTCACTGGTGGGCTTGGTGGAGGACGGACCGGATGAGGCCTCTGAAAGTCTGGAGTATACTCATTACTTGGGGTACTCTGGACAAAAGGACAAGTACATGCAATCAAGAACACTTACTATCACAAGTTGATCTTATTAACAATATCACCAGGTGTAAAATCTGCTCAACTCACCGCTTCATTGGTTGTACTGGTAGTTTTGTCTACAGAGTCActagtgttgttgttgttgttgttgctgcattgTTCTTTTCGTTGTACTTTAGACCTGGGACGAGGGACAGGCTTGACTTTAACTTCTACTTGGCTTCCATCTGTGACAGCAGGCTGACAAAAATAACGCATAAGAAGTGAGGACGTGATGTAGTGGGTATcctgtgaaaatgtgtaaatgacaGTAGACGGAGAAAAAGTCTTTGAGCAAGTTGTTGTTTAATATGGACACTGTTAAAAGGAACCAGTTACCATTGATGTGTCCACGTCTTCATAGATTTGCTGTGAGACTTCATGAGAGCTTGTGGTGGTGGACGTCATCATGTAGTTTGGCGTGGGGGATTGGGGAAGCTGTCGGGTTTAACAGTGAGTGATTTCACTTTCTAATCATCTCTTTCCAAAAAACATCACCAGAAATGTGCACACTGTCAGATCCCTCTTCAGAACAACC of Anabas testudineus chromosome 8, fAnaTes1.2, whole genome shotgun sequence contains these proteins:
- the atf4b gene encoding activating transcription factor 4b, which translates into the protein MTMMMTNSQFGLEDMEALLWGPSSPMADAMSSLFFNSDQEEPQKGGGTMLEGDASPASPLASSSLSSSSSPPPFYSPPPSPPTVLLHEDKAGTESDLLSLPSLGHPGQLRSSHMIPDYSKEDVLGDLDWMAERVDLSEFDLDSLIGSCSPAEESPSSAEDLLSALDCSMEVDSHPIPSLSTPVLPSYPDASPPSPPTLSTVCPDVSIITVDESESCVNGQEAPSSPPSVPEPQEELEIKSEPTSLDPSSPLVDSPSSPAYTLDLGSEVDVSESEVKPAVAAVVPQVPKLVLSLSPTRIILVLAPKDEIGITTTTVTTKSQAIHSSPPSSPPPRSSRSRPYPEPRYKASPSSDTTSVKVKSTREAGGNDRVSLKAPKDKKIKKMEQNKTAATRYRQKKRAEQEALLDEHTILERKNMELTEKAESMAREIEYLKELMEEVRSTRIKKGLSADP
- the LOC113155092 gene encoding uncharacterized protein LOC113155092 isoform X1, with the translated sequence MTSTMSSPYETPPPAYEDLDASTLPQSPTPNYMMTSTTTSSHEVSQQIYEDVDTSMPAVTDGSQVEVKVKPVPRPRSKVQRKEQCSNNNNNNTSDSVDKTTSTTNEASTPSNEYTPDFQRPHPVRPPPSPPVSKRMISSKPTAAPENQYVSSNTQPRVKPPVVRPEQTPNHPSRPERPPPPSIYYGTQASTSGRPFKSKTEECQNSTYSSIGSKQNPVYPSLPEEMSTLHGSQGETVTDSKDKPAVPPRPKQSLPSSHAVCEGSPTQGRTQQPPSLPTKPPPAPSEESLYSQIDDRLYLEILPDEDKTKQGRSTLRSERHNQSSSFSLCQQTTEDSDDLNGMLRWLKKVSKPDYMSPSMYGLSIEEEIRSFHQRTMNVSKALRLFNLLMMKRNESLKNFITEFTSISDSLDKLQKKTKTMGIAGGTAGAVGGVTAVMGIALAPVTLGASLIATAVGAGMVASAGGMSVHTAKARKKIVNRMAVEKLVNEYQTNVVDLENCLDFILSGMNELRRHDIARLHRAGAKPEAVKMAHLSQSVFTRTSAAPTGGMASERLLLAFSEEMDQYFTERDGQKLKKLNKSKFSGRVRLLAKNLQDELENLNHMWEVFS
- the LOC113155092 gene encoding uncharacterized protein LOC113155092 isoform X2; protein product: MTSTMSSPYETPPPAYEDLDASTLPQSPTPNYMMTSTTTSSHEVSQQIYEDVDTSMPAVTDGSQVEVKVKPVPRPRSKVQRKEQCSNNNNNNTSDSVDKTTSTTNEASTPSNEYTPDFQRPHPVRPPPSPPVSKRMISSKPTAAPENQYVSSNTQPRVKPPVVRPEQTPNHPSRPERPPPPSIYYGTQASTSGRPFKSKTEECQNSTYSSIGSKQNPVYPSLPEEMSTLHGSQGETVTDSKDKPAVPPRPKQSLPSSHAVCEGSPTQGRTQQPPSLPTKPPPAPSEESLYSQIDDRLYLEILPDEDKTQGRSTLRSERHNQSSSFSLCQQTTEDSDDLNGMLRWLKKVSKPDYMSPSMYGLSIEEEIRSFHQRTMNVSKALRLFNLLMMKRNESLKNFITEFTSISDSLDKLQKKTKTMGIAGGTAGAVGGVTAVMGIALAPVTLGASLIATAVGAGMVASAGGMSVHTAKARKKIVNRMAVEKLVNEYQTNVVDLENCLDFILSGMNELRRHDIARLHRAGAKPEAVKMAHLSQSVFTRTSAAPTGGMASERLLLAFSEEMDQYFTERDGQKLKKLNKSKFSGRVRLLAKNLQDELENLNHMWEVFS
- the LOC113155092 gene encoding uncharacterized protein LOC113155092 isoform X3; this translates as MTSTMSSPYETPPPAYEDLDASTLPQSPTPNYMMTSTTTSSHEVSQQIYEDVDTSMPAVTDGSQVEVKVKPVPRPRSKVQRKEQCSNNNNNNTSDSVDKTTSTTNEASTPSNEYTPDFQRPHPVRPPPSPPVSKRMISSKPTAAPENQYPPVVRPEQTPNHPSRPERPPPPSIYYGTQASTSGRPFKSKTEECQNSTYSSIGSKQNPVYPSLPEEMSTLHGSQGETVTDSKDKPAVPPRPKQSLPSSHAVCEGSPTQGRTQQPPSLPTKPPPAPSEESLYSQIDDRLYLEILPDEDKTKQGRSTLRSERHNQSSSFSLCQQTTEDSDDLNGMLRWLKKVSKPDYMSPSMYGLSIEEEIRSFHQRTMNVSKALRLFNLLMMKRNESLKNFITEFTSISDSLDKLQKKTKTMGIAGGTAGAVGGVTAVMGIALAPVTLGASLIATAVGAGMVASAGGMSVHTAKARKKIVNRMAVEKLVNEYQTNVVDLENCLDFILSGMNELRRHDIARLHRAGAKPEAVKMAHLSQSVFTRTSAAPTGGMASERLLLAFSEEMDQYFTERDGQKLKKLNKSKFSGRVRLLAKNLQDELENLNHMWEVFS